The following proteins are co-located in the Pseudomonas synxantha genome:
- a CDS encoding glycosyltransferase family 2 protein: protein MHNPCALIPVYNHEAAVPAVVRSLLDSGLPCLLVDDGSSPACAAVLAQLATLDSVTLLTLPSNQGKGGAVMAGFREAARLGYTHALQVDADGQHDLREVETFIDTSRRHPNAIICGYPEYDDSVPKGRLYARYLTHVWVWINTLSLQIRDSMCGFRVYPLAPTLALMDSAYIGTHMDFDSDILVRLAWRNQPMRWLPTQVHYPADGLSHFRLFRDNVRISAMHTRLFFGMLVRAPMILWRRWQA from the coding sequence ATGCATAACCCTTGCGCCCTGATCCCGGTCTACAACCACGAAGCCGCCGTGCCCGCGGTGGTCCGCAGCCTGCTCGACAGCGGCCTGCCCTGCCTGCTGGTCGACGATGGCAGCAGCCCGGCCTGCGCAGCGGTGCTGGCGCAACTGGCGACGCTGGACAGCGTCACCCTGCTGACCCTGCCCAGCAACCAAGGCAAAGGCGGCGCGGTCATGGCCGGTTTCCGGGAAGCGGCGCGCCTGGGCTACACCCACGCCCTGCAAGTGGATGCCGACGGCCAGCATGACTTGCGTGAGGTCGAGACCTTTATCGATACCTCCCGCCGGCACCCCAACGCGATCATCTGCGGCTACCCCGAATACGACGACAGCGTGCCCAAAGGCCGCTTGTATGCGCGCTACCTGACCCACGTGTGGGTGTGGATCAACACCCTGTCGTTGCAGATCCGCGACTCCATGTGCGGCTTTCGCGTGTACCCGCTGGCGCCGACACTGGCCTTGATGGACTCGGCTTATATCGGCACGCACATGGATTTCGACTCCGACATCCTGGTGCGCCTGGCCTGGCGCAACCAACCGATGCGCTGGCTGCCGACCCAGGTGCACTACCCGGCTGACGGCTTGTCGCACTTTCGCTTGTTCCGCGACAACGTTCGCATCAGCGCTATGCATACGCGGCTGTTTTTCGGCATGTTGGTGCGTGCGCCGATGATCCTGTGGCGACGGTGGCAGGCATGA